The proteins below come from a single Tissierella sp. MB52-C2 genomic window:
- the hisC gene encoding histidinol-phosphate transaminase: MSISFREEIKNLKAYEPGKPIEDVKKEYGLSKVIKLASNENPLGCSPKVKEAIINALDELGIYPDGNATLLKETLSANLQVNVDEVLPSSGSDEMIDIIAKAYINKDDEVIMADITFPRYIQTTEMMGGTPVIVPLKEFTFDLDGILSKITDKTKIIWICNPNNPTGTMITEKEFIDFLDKVPSNVLVISDEAYREYVTRDDYPHNTINLLKKYSNLLVMRTFSKAYGLAGIRVAYTVGHRDIIETLNRVRGPFNVNTLAQVAAIEALADEEFLRKSYELNLEGKNYIYNEFDKLGFYYPPSETNHIFVNVGKNGQEVFTEMQKRGVIIRPMGGDFIRVSIGTMDENRLFIKELKEVLA; encoded by the coding sequence TTGTCAATTAGTTTTAGAGAAGAAATCAAAAATTTAAAAGCTTATGAACCTGGGAAACCAATAGAAGATGTGAAAAAAGAATATGGTCTATCTAAGGTTATAAAGCTTGCCTCAAATGAAAATCCATTGGGATGCTCACCAAAGGTTAAAGAAGCAATAATAAATGCACTAGATGAGCTAGGAATATATCCAGATGGAAATGCAACCCTATTAAAAGAAACTTTATCAGCTAATCTTCAAGTAAATGTAGATGAAGTATTGCCAAGTAGTGGTTCAGATGAGATGATTGACATAATAGCAAAGGCATATATCAATAAAGACGATGAAGTTATCATGGCTGATATTACCTTCCCACGATACATACAAACTACAGAGATGATGGGTGGTACCCCTGTTATAGTTCCTTTAAAGGAATTTACTTTTGATTTAGATGGAATCTTAAGTAAAATCACGGATAAGACTAAAATCATTTGGATATGTAATCCAAATAATCCTACAGGTACAATGATTACAGAAAAAGAATTTATAGATTTCTTAGACAAAGTTCCCTCTAATGTTTTAGTAATATCCGATGAAGCATATAGAGAATATGTTACTAGAGATGATTATCCTCATAATACTATAAATCTTTTGAAGAAATATTCTAATCTTTTAGTTATGAGAACTTTTTCAAAAGCTTATGGCTTAGCTGGTATTAGGGTAGCTTATACTGTAGGTCATAGAGATATTATCGAAACTCTAAATAGAGTTAGGGGACCTTTCAATGTAAATACTTTAGCTCAAGTGGCAGCAATTGAAGCCTTGGCAGATGAAGAATTTTTAAGAAAAAGCTATGAGCTTAATCTTGAAGGCAAGAACTACATTTATAATGAATTTGATAAGTTAGGATTCTATTATCCACCATCAGAGACAAATCATATATTCGTTAATGTAGGCAAAAATGGCCAAGAAGTATTTACTGAAATGCAAAAAAGAGGAGTTATTATAAGACCTATGGGTGGCGATTTCATAAGAGTATCTATAGGTACTATGGATGAAAATAGATTATTTATTAAAGAATTAAAAGAAGTATTGGCCTAA
- the fusA gene encoding elongation factor G, translating into MKTYSADKIRNVALLGHSSSGKTTLTEAVLFATGVTKRQGRVDDGNTVSDFDKQEIARKVSIGTTVIPVEWNDFKFNLLDTPGYFDFIGEMYGAKRASEGSVLLIDASAGIEVGTEKSWKNLEKYVTPRIIFINKMDKEEINFDNLVSELKSNFGDKIIPFALPIGISNDFKGIIDVINEKAYEYNGTQRKEISLTDDQKKEIESIKEELLEKIAETDEELMEKYFEGEAFTPEEINKGLRIAVKNGDLVPLLVGCAEKAIGVDFLLENMERYIPSPIDVGPANGLKDGKEVERKLDTNEPFSAVVFKTIIDPFVGKLTLFKVMSGKITKDTELYNSTKDKLEKLGGLFLLRGKNQVEVNEIQAGDIGATAKLNFTQTGDTLCAKNNPTLYEEIKYPQPTLFLAVEPKSKGDEEKIGTALHRLTEEDPTFVVQRNSETKQLLIGGQGNMQLTVIVDKLKNTFGVDVNLTNPRIAYRETIKGSSSVQGRHKKQSGGAGQYGDVHIRFEPCEESFIFAEEVFGGAVPRNFFPAVEKGLSESLERGVLAGYPVVNVKATLFDGSYHPVDSNEMAFKIAASLAFKKGIEEAKPILLEPIMKYEISIPEDYMGDVMGDMNKRRGRILGMEQQDDGSQKVTAEAPHSEMFEYAIDLRAMTQARGSFMMEFARYEEVPSNIADKIIAESKTEKE; encoded by the coding sequence ATGAAAACATATTCAGCTGATAAGATCAGGAATGTAGCATTATTAGGGCACAGTAGTAGTGGTAAAACAACTTTAACTGAAGCAGTACTATTTGCAACAGGCGTAACAAAAAGACAAGGAAGAGTAGACGACGGAAATACTGTATCAGACTTTGATAAACAAGAAATTGCACGTAAGGTATCTATTGGTACAACCGTTATTCCTGTTGAGTGGAATGATTTTAAATTTAATCTATTAGATACACCAGGATACTTCGATTTTATCGGTGAGATGTATGGTGCAAAGCGAGCATCTGAAGGTTCAGTATTATTAATAGATGCTTCTGCAGGTATTGAAGTTGGTACAGAAAAATCATGGAAAAATTTAGAGAAATATGTAACGCCAAGAATTATCTTTATTAATAAAATGGATAAAGAAGAAATTAATTTTGATAATTTAGTATCTGAATTAAAATCAAACTTTGGTGATAAAATAATACCATTTGCATTGCCAATAGGTATATCAAATGACTTCAAAGGAATTATAGATGTAATAAATGAAAAGGCATATGAATATAACGGAACTCAAAGAAAAGAAATAAGCCTTACGGATGATCAAAAAAAAGAGATAGAATCCATAAAGGAAGAATTATTAGAGAAAATAGCGGAGACAGATGAAGAGTTAATGGAGAAGTATTTTGAAGGAGAAGCTTTTACTCCTGAAGAAATAAATAAGGGATTGAGAATTGCAGTTAAAAATGGAGATCTAGTTCCTTTATTAGTAGGATGTGCGGAGAAGGCCATAGGTGTTGACTTTTTATTAGAAAATATGGAAAGATACATACCATCTCCAATAGATGTAGGACCGGCTAATGGATTAAAAGATGGCAAAGAAGTAGAAAGAAAACTAGATACTAATGAACCATTTTCAGCAGTAGTATTTAAGACAATTATAGACCCGTTTGTTGGTAAATTAACATTATTCAAAGTAATGTCAGGAAAGATAACTAAAGATACGGAATTATATAATTCCACTAAAGATAAATTGGAAAAGTTAGGTGGGCTGTTTTTACTTAGAGGTAAGAACCAAGTTGAGGTTAATGAGATACAAGCAGGAGATATTGGAGCTACTGCAAAGCTAAACTTTACGCAAACAGGTGATACACTTTGTGCTAAAAATAATCCTACCCTTTATGAAGAAATTAAGTATCCACAGCCAACTCTGTTTTTAGCTGTAGAACCAAAATCTAAAGGTGATGAAGAGAAAATTGGTACAGCTTTACACAGACTAACAGAAGAAGATCCTACTTTTGTTGTTCAAAGAAATTCAGAGACTAAACAACTTCTAATAGGCGGGCAAGGTAATATGCAGCTGACTGTAATTGTAGATAAATTGAAAAACACCTTTGGAGTAGACGTGAACTTAACTAATCCAAGGATTGCATACAGAGAAACTATTAAAGGAAGTTCATCTGTTCAAGGAAGACATAAGAAACAATCTGGTGGTGCAGGTCAATATGGAGATGTTCATATAAGATTTGAACCATGTGAAGAAAGCTTTATATTTGCAGAGGAAGTATTTGGTGGAGCAGTCCCTAGAAATTTCTTCCCAGCAGTAGAAAAAGGACTTTCAGAATCCTTAGAAAGAGGAGTTTTAGCAGGATATCCAGTAGTAAATGTAAAAGCCACTTTATTTGATGGCTCCTATCACCCAGTAGACTCTAACGAGATGGCATTTAAAATTGCGGCTTCTCTTGCATTTAAAAAGGGTATAGAAGAAGCAAAGCCTATATTACTTGAACCTATAATGAAATATGAAATATCGATACCTGAAGATTATATGGGTGATGTAATGGGAGATATGAATAAGCGTAGAGGAAGAATATTGGGCATGGAACAACAGGATGATGGAAGTCAAAAAGTTACTGCGGAAGCACCTCATTCTGAAATGTTTGAATATGCAATTGATTTAAGAGCCATGACTCAAGCAAGAGGAAGCTTTATGATGGAGTTTGCAAGATATGAAGAAGTACCTTCTAATATTGCAGATAAAATTATAGCAGAATCAAAAACTGAAAAAGAATAA
- a CDS encoding CtsR family transcriptional regulator, whose translation MSGLSNIIERFIKSMIEIAEDSTIEIQRNELAEKFDCAPSQINYVLTTRFTPYKGYYIESRRGGGGYIKIIKVGIDTNEDINNIISDTIGESITRNKAYHIIDGLVEEEFISEREGKIIKSVMEDRALSIETVDNRNKLRANILKNILLILI comes from the coding sequence ATGTCTGGTTTAAGCAATATAATTGAGAGATTTATTAAGTCTATGATAGAAATAGCAGAAGACAGTACAATTGAAATTCAAAGAAATGAGTTAGCCGAAAAATTTGATTGTGCCCCTTCTCAAATAAATTATGTATTAACAACTAGATTTACACCTTATAAAGGATATTATATTGAGAGTAGAAGAGGTGGCGGTGGGTATATTAAGATTATAAAAGTAGGAATAGATACCAATGAAGATATAAATAATATTATTTCAGATACTATTGGTGAATCTATTACTAGGAATAAGGCATATCATATAATTGATGGGCTAGTTGAAGAAGAATTTATAAGTGAAAGAGAAGGAAAGATAATAAAGTCTGTAATGGAGGATAGGGCTTTAAGTATTGAAACTGTAGATAATAGAAATAAATTGAGAGCTAATATATTAAAAAATATTTTGTTAATCCTTATCTAA
- a CDS encoding UvrB/UvrC motif-containing protein, which yields MLCQSCNKNNATIHFTKIINGNIEETHLCDQCAQKNNDFDLDFPFPFQKIFTGLISSAQEGQPEFKNISCPKCGLTYKKFLEGGRFGCNECYEAFKEDVESLLKGIHGHTEHKGKIAVRANNKILNKRAINSLRKELEESIVKEDFERAAFLRDEIKRLSCDISSQGCDKND from the coding sequence ATGTTATGTCAATCATGTAATAAAAATAATGCTACTATTCACTTTACAAAGATAATCAATGGAAATATAGAAGAAACTCACTTGTGTGATCAGTGCGCTCAGAAGAATAACGATTTTGATTTAGATTTTCCATTTCCATTCCAAAAGATTTTTACAGGACTTATAAGTTCAGCTCAAGAAGGTCAACCTGAATTTAAGAATATTAGCTGCCCAAAATGCGGCTTAACATATAAGAAGTTTTTAGAAGGAGGAAGGTTTGGATGCAATGAGTGTTATGAAGCCTTCAAAGAAGATGTTGAATCTTTATTAAAAGGGATTCATGGTCATACTGAGCATAAGGGGAAAATTGCAGTTAGAGCAAATAACAAGATTCTTAATAAAAGAGCAATTAATTCATTGAGGAAAGAACTAGAAGAATCCATAGTTAAGGAAGATTTTGAAAGAGCTGCGTTCCTAAGGGATGAAATAAAAAGATTAAGTTGTGATATTAGTAGTCAAGGATGTGATAAAAATGACTAA
- a CDS encoding protein arginine kinase, giving the protein MTKWLDSVGTDEDVVISTRLRIARNISNYKFPDFMAMDESQAVIEEVLNAMKDNKDIYRFYRVDDLSELERVELVEDHLISPRLAKSSKNGGFLLREDEKSTIMINEEDHIRIQVLLSGLNTHDGWEICSEIDDHLEKNIEYAFHEKFGYLTSCPTNVGTGLRASVMVHLPCLSMTGHINTIIDGLGKIGLTSRGIYGEGSKALGHLFQISNQTTLGENEEEIIKKLNRVVLQIVARERSTRGYMLDKKKIELEDKIFRSLGILNYSRLISSTEAMAHLSNVKLGCDVAIINSINPKDIVKLMIDIQPANIQRNSNREMTKDERDIYRAQIIRNKFRNMEG; this is encoded by the coding sequence ATGACTAAATGGCTTGATAGTGTAGGCACAGATGAAGATGTAGTAATTAGTACTAGACTTAGAATAGCAAGAAATATATCAAATTATAAGTTTCCAGATTTTATGGCTATGGATGAAAGTCAAGCTGTAATAGAAGAAGTTTTAAATGCTATGAAAGATAATAAAGATATATATAGATTTTATAGAGTAGATGATTTATCTGAATTAGAAAGAGTTGAACTTGTAGAAGATCATTTAATAAGTCCAAGGTTAGCAAAATCTTCTAAGAATGGAGGATTTCTTCTAAGGGAAGATGAGAAGTCTACTATAATGATTAATGAAGAAGATCATATCCGTATACAAGTTTTATTGTCTGGGCTAAACACCCATGATGGGTGGGAAATTTGCTCGGAAATAGATGACCATTTAGAAAAAAATATTGAATATGCTTTTCACGAAAAGTTTGGATACCTAACATCTTGTCCAACTAATGTAGGTACAGGTCTTAGGGCCTCTGTGATGGTTCATTTACCATGTTTGTCAATGACTGGACATATAAATACTATAATAGATGGATTAGGAAAAATAGGGTTGACATCTAGAGGAATTTATGGAGAAGGATCTAAAGCATTGGGGCACTTATTTCAAATATCTAATCAAACTACTTTAGGAGAAAATGAAGAGGAGATAATTAAAAAATTAAATAGAGTAGTATTACAAATAGTAGCAAGGGAAAGAAGCACTAGAGGATATATGCTAGATAAGAAAAAGATAGAGTTAGAAGATAAAATATTTAGATCCTTAGGTATTTTAAATTATAGTAGGCTTATATCATCTACAGAAGCAATGGCACATTTATCTAATGTTAAATTAGGATGTGATGTGGCCATAATAAATAGTATTAATCCTAAGGATATTGTTAAACTAATGATAGATATACAACCAGCCAATATACAAAGAAATTCCAATAGAGAAATGACTAAAGATGAAAGAGATATATATAGGGCACAAATAATAAGGAATAAATTTAGAAATATGGAGGGGTAG
- a CDS encoding ATP-dependent Clp protease ATP-binding subunit — protein sequence MAMFGRFTERAQRAILLSQEQAKELKHNYVGTEHLLLGLIAEGEGVAAKALSKSGVTLDRAREEVISAIGQGEYGADILGFTPRTKRIFELGFVEARNLGHNYVGTEHLLLGLLEEGEGVAIVVLKNLGVDIAKLSEIILSMTTDANQKGGQNIESSNSNTPNLAKFSIDLNKMAQSGEIDPVIGRTKEIERVIQILSRRTKNNPVLIGEPGVGKTAIAEGLAQKIIEGEVPEIIKDKRVVTLDLPGMIAGAKYRGEFEERLKSVMKELKEAGDVILFIDELHTIVGAGAAEGAIDASNILKPILARGELQVVGATTIDEYRKHIEKDSALERRFQPIMVEEPSVEDTIKILEGLRDKYEAHHRVKITDEAIKAAAELSSRYITDRFLPDKAIDLIDEAASMIRINSYVAPDELKNLEERLEELSQEKEEAINTQNYEKAAKIRDMERQVKEELEDNKVKWHQEKQISSMKVGHDEIAKVVSNWTGVPVTKMTTEESERLLNLEKILHEKVIGQEQAVKAVASAVRRSRVGLKDPKKPVGSFIFVGPTGVGKTYLAKALAEALFGDEDAMIRIDMSEYMEKHSVSRLVGSPPGYVGYDEGGQLTEAVRRKPYAVVLFDEIEKAHPDVFNMLLQILDDGRLTDSKGRTVDFKNTVIIMTSNVGATSIRKQNVLGFSAGREDNREEYEKMKETITEELKRTFRPEFLNRLDEIIVFHSLEEKHIKEIVEIMIKDLAKRLSDIGVKINVSENTKNYIASKGFDPIYGARPLERTIRRMIEDELAEEILKGNVSKDDTITIDYENDKLAFKI from the coding sequence ATGGCAATGTTTGGAAGATTTACGGAAAGAGCACAAAGAGCAATACTATTATCTCAGGAACAAGCTAAGGAGCTAAAACATAATTATGTAGGTACAGAACATCTACTATTAGGCCTTATTGCAGAAGGAGAGGGAGTAGCTGCAAAAGCATTATCTAAATCAGGTGTTACCTTAGATAGGGCTAGGGAAGAAGTGATCTCTGCCATTGGTCAAGGTGAATATGGTGCAGATATTTTAGGGTTTACTCCTAGAACTAAAAGAATATTTGAATTGGGATTTGTAGAGGCTAGAAATTTAGGACATAATTATGTAGGAACAGAACACCTATTGCTTGGATTACTGGAGGAAGGCGAAGGTGTAGCCATAGTTGTATTAAAAAATCTAGGAGTAGATATAGCAAAATTATCAGAAATTATTCTTAGTATGACAACAGATGCAAATCAAAAAGGAGGACAAAATATAGAATCGAGTAATTCAAATACTCCAAACCTAGCTAAATTTAGTATAGACTTAAATAAGATGGCTCAATCAGGAGAAATTGATCCTGTCATAGGTAGAACAAAGGAAATAGAAAGAGTAATCCAAATTTTAAGTAGAAGAACAAAAAACAATCCAGTTTTAATAGGCGAACCAGGAGTAGGAAAGACAGCCATAGCTGAAGGGCTAGCACAAAAAATCATAGAGGGTGAAGTGCCTGAAATCATAAAGGACAAAAGAGTTGTCACTCTAGATTTGCCTGGAATGATTGCTGGAGCAAAATATAGAGGGGAATTTGAAGAAAGATTGAAATCTGTAATGAAAGAATTAAAGGAAGCAGGGGATGTCATTCTTTTTATAGATGAATTGCATACCATAGTGGGGGCAGGAGCTGCAGAAGGTGCTATAGATGCTTCTAATATACTGAAGCCAATACTAGCTAGAGGTGAACTTCAAGTAGTAGGTGCAACAACTATAGATGAATATAGAAAACATATAGAGAAGGACTCTGCTTTAGAAAGAAGATTCCAACCTATAATGGTTGAGGAACCTAGTGTAGAAGATACTATTAAGATACTGGAAGGGTTAAGAGACAAGTATGAGGCCCATCATAGGGTTAAAATAACAGATGAAGCCATAAAAGCTGCAGCAGAATTATCTAGCAGATATATAACTGATAGATTTTTACCTGATAAGGCAATAGACTTAATAGATGAGGCAGCATCAATGATTAGGATAAATTCTTATGTTGCTCCAGATGAACTTAAAAATTTAGAGGAAAGGCTAGAAGAATTATCCCAAGAAAAAGAAGAGGCCATAAATACTCAGAATTATGAGAAGGCGGCTAAGATAAGGGATATGGAAAGACAGGTAAAGGAAGAATTAGAAGATAATAAAGTTAAATGGCATCAAGAAAAACAAATATCCAGTATGAAAGTAGGACATGATGAAATCGCTAAAGTTGTATCTAATTGGACAGGAGTACCAGTTACTAAGATGACAACAGAAGAAAGTGAGAGACTACTAAACTTAGAAAAGATATTGCATGAAAAAGTAATTGGTCAAGAACAGGCGGTAAAAGCTGTAGCAAGTGCAGTAAGAAGGTCTAGAGTTGGGCTTAAAGACCCTAAAAAGCCAGTAGGTAGCTTTATATTCGTTGGACCTACAGGGGTAGGAAAAACATATTTAGCTAAGGCATTAGCAGAGGCTTTATTTGGTGATGAAGATGCTATGATTAGAATAGATATGTCAGAGTATATGGAAAAGCATTCAGTATCTAGATTAGTAGGTTCACCTCCAGGATATGTTGGGTATGATGAAGGCGGTCAATTAACTGAGGCTGTAAGAAGAAAGCCTTACGCTGTAGTTCTATTCGATGAAATTGAAAAGGCTCATCCAGATGTATTCAATATGCTTTTACAAATATTAGACGATGGAAGACTAACAGATTCTAAAGGTAGAACTGTAGATTTTAAAAATACTGTAATTATAATGACATCCAATGTTGGAGCAACTTCAATTAGAAAGCAAAATGTATTAGGATTCTCTGCTGGTAGGGAAGATAATAGAGAAGAATATGAAAAGATGAAGGAAACCATAACAGAAGAGTTAAAAAGAACATTTAGACCTGAATTTTTAAATAGACTTGATGAAATCATAGTATTCCACAGTCTAGAGGAGAAACATATAAAAGAAATTGTAGAGATTATGATAAAGGATTTAGCAAAACGTCTTTCAGATATTGGTGTTAAAATAAATGTATCTGAAAATACAAAGAACTATATTGCAAGTAAGGGATTCGATCCTATCTATGGAGCAAGACCTCTTGAAAGAACCATAAGAAGAATGATAGAAGACGAGTTGGCAGAAGAAATATTAAAAGGAAATGTATCAAAGGACGATACTATTACAATTGATTATGAAAATGATAAACTAGCATTTAAAATTTAG
- the radA gene encoding DNA repair protein RadA yields the protein MKKRIIYICENCGYQSSGHLGRCPECSSWNSIKETLLEDRKETSKSRTRAERKPIKRLQDVVATNSHRIITSINEFNRVMGGGIVKDSITILSAKPGAGKSTLLLQVANDLANKDYKVLYASGEESESQIKSRADRIIEKVNDNVWVISDNNMDNVLDNINDIDPDLIIIDSIQTFTLDEFSSSRAGSPTQTMECANALVQIAKNVDRPRAIILVGQMTKEDEIAGVRALEHLVDAVLIIEGESGEELRTLLTTKNRYGSTGEMGFFYITDKGMVSIDNPSEYFMTSREGNKIVAGNAITVVREGTRPIILEIESLVSDSFTPYPSRIGECLKREQLNTLVSIIEQRGGIKFYDKNVVIKTTGGIKLKEQASNLAVLMSIISSVKEIGISNDTVFIADVGLTGELKRVPSLESRLRELDRMGFKNAYVALNSGKGIKTNNLKIIELETLKDVIKNVFY from the coding sequence ATGAAAAAAAGAATTATATATATATGTGAAAATTGTGGGTATCAAAGTAGCGGACATCTAGGCAGATGTCCAGAATGTAGCTCCTGGAATAGTATTAAAGAGACTTTGCTGGAAGATAGAAAAGAGACTTCAAAGTCTAGAACTAGGGCAGAAAGAAAACCTATTAAAAGATTACAAGATGTTGTTGCTACAAATAGTCACAGGATTATAACTAGTATAAATGAATTTAATAGAGTAATGGGAGGAGGAATAGTAAAGGATTCCATTACCATTCTTTCGGCAAAGCCAGGAGCAGGTAAGTCAACTTTATTGTTACAGGTAGCCAATGATTTAGCTAATAAGGATTATAAAGTTTTATATGCTTCTGGAGAAGAAAGTGAGTCCCAAATAAAAAGTCGTGCAGATAGAATTATCGAAAAAGTCAATGACAATGTATGGGTAATATCTGATAACAACATGGATAATGTATTAGATAACATAAACGATATAGATCCTGATTTAATAATAATTGATAGTATTCAAACATTTACTTTAGATGAATTTTCTAGTTCTAGAGCAGGATCTCCAACTCAAACTATGGAATGTGCCAATGCTTTAGTACAAATAGCCAAAAATGTAGACAGGCCTAGAGCAATTATTTTAGTAGGACAAATGACTAAGGAAGATGAAATAGCAGGCGTGAGAGCACTGGAGCACTTAGTAGATGCAGTTCTTATTATAGAAGGTGAAAGTGGAGAAGAATTAAGAACATTATTAACTACAAAAAACAGATATGGCTCTACTGGAGAAATGGGATTCTTTTATATAACAGATAAAGGAATGGTCTCCATAGATAATCCATCGGAATATTTTATGACATCAAGGGAAGGAAATAAGATCGTGGCAGGAAATGCCATCACTGTAGTTAGGGAAGGAACTAGACCTATTATCTTAGAAATAGAAAGCTTAGTTTCTGATTCCTTTACCCCTTATCCTTCAAGAATAGGAGAATGTCTAAAAAGAGAACAGTTAAATACCTTAGTTTCTATAATAGAACAGAGAGGTGGAATAAAGTTTTATGATAAAAATGTAGTTATCAAAACTACCGGTGGGATAAAATTAAAGGAACAGGCATCAAACCTAGCTGTACTTATGAGTATTATATCTTCTGTAAAGGAAATTGGAATAAGTAATGATACTGTATTTATAGCCGATGTTGGCCTAACGGGAGAATTGAAAAGAGTTCCTTCTCTAGAATCAAGGCTTAGAGAGCTAGATAGAATGGGCTTTAAAAATGCTTATGTAGCTCTCAATAGTGGAAAAGGAATAAAGACGAATAATCTAAAGATTATAGAACTAGAGACATTAAAAGATGTTATAAAAAATGTATTTTATTAA
- a CDS encoding DUF1573 domain-containing protein, whose protein sequence is MSNNINTDTNSLCENLQEQVSQVLIRHKSILDITTKLDEYNARINRAVAKSVTSCGCISINASKQDFSNDSFEEMLDTVKDHLEGNVCNSCKEVLNGEIGSYLFYLAALCNSLDLNLNEILKSEYNTIKTLGVFSLK, encoded by the coding sequence ATGAGTAATAATATAAATACAGATACAAATTCATTATGTGAAAATCTTCAAGAACAAGTTTCTCAAGTTCTTATTAGACACAAAAGCATATTAGATATAACTACAAAACTTGATGAATATAATGCCAGAATTAATAGAGCAGTAGCAAAATCAGTTACTTCTTGTGGCTGTATTTCTATCAATGCAAGTAAGCAAGACTTTAGTAATGATAGTTTTGAAGAAATGTTAGATACAGTTAAAGACCATCTTGAAGGTAATGTTTGCAATAGTTGCAAAGAAGTTCTTAATGGAGAAATCGGATCATATCTCTTTTACTTAGCCGCTCTTTGTAACTCTTTAGATTTAAATTTAAATGAAATTTTAAAAAGCGAATATAATACAATTAAAACCTTAGGTGTATTTAGCCTAAAATAG
- a CDS encoding CarD family transcriptional regulator gives MFNIGDKVVYPMHGAGIIEGIEEREILGEKRRYFIMRMPIGDMKVMVPVDNVEEVGVREVITKVDLERVISILKGNKTSMPQNWNRRYRINMDRIKSGDIFEIAAVVRNLLMMDMEKGLSTGERKMLISAKQMLISEMVLVSEFDIEKVEEVVLDAIKYEDEDDIIEK, from the coding sequence ATGTTTAATATTGGTGATAAAGTTGTATATCCTATGCATGGTGCTGGAATTATTGAAGGAATAGAAGAACGAGAGATATTAGGAGAAAAAAGAAGATATTTCATTATGAGAATGCCTATTGGAGATATGAAGGTTATGGTTCCTGTAGATAATGTAGAAGAAGTAGGTGTTAGGGAAGTAATAACTAAAGTAGATTTAGAAAGAGTAATATCTATACTTAAAGGAAATAAAACCTCTATGCCTCAAAACTGGAACAGAAGATATAGAATAAATATGGATAGGATAAAATCTGGTGATATTTTTGAAATCGCAGCCGTTGTTAGAAACCTTTTGATGATGGATATGGAAAAAGGCTTATCCACTGGAGAAAGAAAAATGTTAATTTCTGCTAAACAAATGTTAATTTCAGAAATGGTTTTAGTATCAGAATTTGATATTGAGAAGGTTGAAGAAGTAGTATTAGATGCAATTAAATATGAAGATGAGGATGATATTATAGAAAAATAA